A part of Methanomicrobia archaeon genomic DNA contains:
- a CDS encoding PGF-CTERM sorting domain-containing protein, whose amino-acid sequence MSERRRVEATILIGMLLIGALGMTFVSTAIASEEATTTEAVHFNTLIEFLPDAPSGWDGEEPEGMTFTHEEGTWSMATEHYTKSGADDVTADVVITDYAFYTVGWSTAWQSFVAYETTEGYIKKVNVEGFPAWEVYDKESAEYALHVGVNDRFMVFISTNSDKDTLYDFANAIDYDGIAALGGGAAAPPAGTAEPTRAPTKAPTTSTEEGSETPGFEVVFAVVGLLAVMALLRRRR is encoded by the coding sequence GAAAGAAGAAGAGTTGAAGCAACAATTCTGATCGGGATGCTCCTTATAGGAGCACTCGGAATGACTTTCGTGAGCACGGCAATCGCGAGTGAAGAAGCCACAACAACAGAAGCGGTGCATTTTAATACGCTCATCGAGTTCCTGCCAGATGCGCCTTCCGGTTGGGATGGCGAAGAGCCAGAGGGCATGACGTTTACGCATGAAGAAGGAACGTGGAGCATGGCAACAGAGCACTACACAAAATCCGGTGCTGATGATGTAACCGCTGACGTCGTTATTACAGATTATGCCTTCTATACCGTGGGATGGTCAACAGCATGGCAAAGTTTTGTCGCTTACGAGACTACGGAAGGATACATAAAAAAAGTGAATGTGGAGGGATTTCCTGCGTGGGAGGTTTACGACAAAGAGTCGGCTGAGTATGCGTTGCATGTTGGCGTAAACGACCGCTTCATGGTGTTTATTAGCACGAACAGCGACAAGGATACGCTCTACGACTTTGCCAATGCGATTGATTATGATGGCATCGCCGCGTTAGGCGGAGGGGCAGCAGCACCACCCGCAGGAACGGCAGAGCCAACGAGAGCACCCACGAAGGCACCCACAACATCCACCGAGGAAGGCAGCGAGACACCCGGCTTCGAGGTTGTATTCGCGGTCGTAGGGCTACTGGCAGTGATGGCTCTTTTGCGAAGGAGAAGATAA
- a CDS encoding radical SAM protein codes for MQFVYGPVASWRLGRSLGVDILSTSDKTCSFDCVYCQLGGTTNRTVERKVYVPTEEIKREIAAIAKTIEDTTDVITFAGMGEPTLGANLGEVAAMIKQYSTKPLVILTNSALITDATVREDLKKLDIVIAKLDAPDQDTFEKVNRPVSDEIKLDSIIAGLKEFRKGYKGQLCLQMMFVEENKEYGWELARIAAEIKPDEVQLNTPLRPCVVKPVSPDELECIRESFKGLEATVISVYDRMVPDVRVIDKTDVIRGG; via the coding sequence GACTGGGCAGATCGTTAGGCGTGGATATCTTAAGCACGAGCGATAAGACCTGCTCGTTTGACTGCGTCTATTGTCAGCTTGGCGGGACGACGAACAGAACGGTAGAGCGGAAAGTGTACGTACCGACGGAGGAGATCAAGCGTGAGATTGCAGCGATTGCAAAAACCATCGAAGATACCACCGATGTGATTACGTTTGCAGGCATGGGCGAGCCGACACTGGGCGCGAACCTCGGCGAGGTTGCCGCGATGATCAAACAATACAGCACGAAACCGCTGGTCATTCTGACAAATTCCGCCTTGATCACCGATGCGACGGTACGAGAAGACTTGAAGAAGCTGGACATCGTGATCGCGAAGCTCGATGCTCCGGATCAAGACACATTCGAAAAAGTAAACAGACCGGTAAGCGATGAGATAAAGCTCGACTCGATAATAGCGGGGCTGAAGGAATTCAGGAAAGGTTATAAAGGGCAACTCTGCTTGCAGATGATGTTCGTGGAGGAGAATAAAGAGTACGGATGGGAACTGGCGCGTATTGCTGCGGAAATAAAACCGGATGAGGTGCAGCTCAATACCCCGCTGCGACCGTGTGTCGTAAAACCGGTTTCACCTGACGAGTTAGAGTGCATACGCGAGTCCTTTAAAGGGTTGGAGGCGACGGTTATTTCGGTCTATGATAGGATGGTGCCGGACGTGAGGGTAATTGACAAAACGGACGTAATACGGGGGGGTTGA